A genomic window from Elaeis guineensis isolate ETL-2024a chromosome 3, EG11, whole genome shotgun sequence includes:
- the LOC105040241 gene encoding probable protein phosphatase 2C 57 → MEGSMRGGENGSPCDGRPPNPLSGSYRRCFSAAPLSSTGTPTLLPHSSLVKTNIMDAISEPEISREDYETEYIPILRSGGWADIGIRPSMEDAFVCCDNFMQDYGLKNFGEGPGAFYGVFDGHGGKHAADFACSNLPRFIGGDEDFPREIERVFASAFLQTDSAFAEACSVNSALASGTTALAALVLGRSLVVANAGDCRAVLCRRGKAIEMSRDHKPGCTKERKRIEASGGYVYDGYLNGQLNVSRAIGDWHMENMKDQGGLGPLSAEPEVMRMKLTEEDEFLIMGCDGIWDVFRSQNAVDFARRKLQEHNDPATCCKELVDEALKRKSSDNLAVVVVCFQSRPPPALTAPRPRVQRSISAEGLRELQSFLDSLSN, encoded by the exons ATGGAGGGGAGCATGAGAGGTGGAGAGAATGGGAGCCCTTGCGACGGCCGCCCGCCGAATCCGCTCTCCGGATCCTACCGCCGTTGCTTCAGCGCGGCTCCCCTGAGCTCCACTGGCACGCCCACGCTTCTTCCCCACAGCTCTCTC GTGAAGACAAATATAATGGATGCAATCTCTGAGCCTGAAATAAGCAGGGAAGATTATGAGACTGAGTATATCCCGATTTTACGGTCTGGAGGGTGGGCTGATATAGGAATCCGCCCGAGTATGGAAGATGCGTTTGTTTGCTGTGACAACTTCATGCAAGATTATGGGCTTAAGAACTTTGGAGAAGGGCCTGGTGCCTTTTATGGG GTGTTTGATGGGCATGGAGGAAAGCATGCTGCTGACTTTGCTTGCAGCAACTTGCCGAGATTTATTGGAGGGGATGAGGACTTCCCAAGGGAGATTGAGAGAGTGTTTGCATCTGCATTTTTGCAAACAGACTCCGCTTTTGCAGAGGCCTGCTCCGTTAATTCTGCCCTTGCGTCTGGTACGACTGCGCTGGCTGCACTTGTTCTCGGAAG GTCATTGGTGGTTGCTAATGCTGGGGACTGCCGAGCTGTGCTCTGCCGCAGGGGTAAGGCCATTGAAATGTCTCGGGATCACAAACCAGGTTGCACCAAAGAGAGGAAGCGAATAGAAGCTTCTGGAGGATATGTGTATGATGGCTACCTCAATGGGCAGCTCAATGTGTCCCGTGCCATTGGTGACTGGCACATGGAAAACATGAAGGACCAGGGTGGTTTAGGGCCTCTCAGTGCAGAACCTGAGGTGATGAGGATGAAGCTTACAGAAGAGGATGAGTTCCTTATTATGGGCTGTGATGGCATCTGGGATGTGTTCCGTAGCCAGAATGCAGTTGACTTTGCACGGCGGAAACTCCAGGAGCACAATGACCCTGCCACATGCTGCAAGGAGCTTGTTGATGAAGCTCTCAAGAGGAAGAGCAGTGACAACCTTGCTGTGGTTGTAGTATGCTTCCAGTCAAGGCCACCTCCAGCTCTGACAGCCCCAAGGCCACGGGTTCAAAGAAGTATATCGGCAGAGGGACTGAGGGAGCTGCAGAGCTTCTTGGATAGTCTGTCGAACTGA